In Girardinichthys multiradiatus isolate DD_20200921_A chromosome 18, DD_fGirMul_XY1, whole genome shotgun sequence, a single window of DNA contains:
- the zgc:154093 gene encoding cdc42 effector protein 2, with amino-acid sequence MPAKTPIYLKTTTPKKGKKLKLRDVLSGDMISPPLGDVRHSAHVGPEGEGDMFGDVGFLQGKMDMLPSLSKPQNGHTRSHSVERHVDVDFTAKQEPQNYAYNGFHYQHSFNGLLKNTVSMPVCIAHEQAPPKPPRLHLDDPTPPSVHPQQHPEPSHRRANDSQHQPPSPGLASEPCRDISVPPTMRRLVPSSGSFSEVSSEDSMSETCGPPDVHRGLSLDFDAGLSNEDLRSESSDSPCTAFHPAAITASSGVPRSDSMARLDLDLGPSILEDVLSIMDRYKTEDDRCEL; translated from the coding sequence ATGCCAGCAAAGACACCCATCTACCTAAAAACTACAACCCCTAAGAAAGGCAAGAAGCTGAAGCTGCGGGATGTCCTCTCGGGGGACATGATCAGTCCCCCACTGGGCGACGTTCGTCACAGCGCGCATGTAGGACCTGAAGGCGAGGGGGACATGTTTGGAGATGTTGGTTTCCTCCAGGGTAAGATGGACATGCTGCCATCTCTGAGTAAACCGCAGAACGGCCACACCCGTTCGCACAGCGTGGAGAGACATGTTGATGTGGACTTCACAGCCAAACAGGAGCCACAAAACTACGCCTACAATGGCTTCCACTACCAGCACTCCTTCAACGGGCTGCTGAAAAACACTGTTTCCATGCCGGTTTGCATCGCCCACGAGCAGGCCCCGCCCAAACCACCACGCCTCCACCTGGACGACCCTACCCCTCCTTCTGTGCATCCTCAGCAGCATCCTGAGCCGAGCCACAGACGGGCAAACGATAGCCAGCATCAGCCCCCATCGCCTGGTTTGGCTTCAGAGCCCTGCAGAGACATCTCCGTCCCCCCCACCATGCGCAGGCTCGTCCCATCCTCCGGCTCCTTCTCCGAAGTCTCCTCCGAAGACTCGATGTCGGAGACCTGCGGACCTCCTGATGTTCACCGGGGCCTCAGCCTGGATTTTGATGCTGGCCTGAGCAATGAGGATCTGAGGAGCGAGAGCAGTGACTCACCCTGCACCGCCTTCCATCCAGCGGCCATCACAGCCTCATCTGGGGTGCCACGGTCCGACTCCATGGCCAGGTTGGACCTGGATCTGGGCCCGTCCATCCTGGAGGATGTTCTGAGTATCATGGACCGCTATAAGACTGAAGACGACCGCTGTGAGCTGTGA
- the ercc2 gene encoding general transcription and DNA repair factor IIH helicase subunit XPD — protein sequence MKLNIEGLLVYFPYDYIYPEQYSYMLELKRTLDAKGHGVLEMPSGTGKTISLLSLIVAYQRAFPLDVTKLIYCSRTVPEIEKVVEELRKLMEFYTKETGEVNNFLALSLSSRKNLCIHPEVSSLRFGKEVDGKCHSLTASYIRAQRHSNPNLPVCRFYEEFDAVGRQVPLPAGIYNLDDLKDFGRRKGWCPYYLARYAILHANIVVYSYHYLLDPKIADLVSKELAKKSVVVFDEAHNIDNVCIDSMSVNITRRTLDRCQNNVDTLQNTIHKIKETDAAKLREEYRRLVEGLKEANVARETDIYLANPVLPDEILQEAVPGSIRTAEHFVGFLRRFLEYLKARLRVQHVVQESAPQFLKDIFDKVCIDRKPLRFCAERLQSLLRTLEIADIADFSAVTLISNFATLVSTYSQGFTIIIEPFEDRTPTIANPVLHFSCMDPSIAIKPVFQRFQSVVITSGTLSPLDIYPRILDFRPVTMASFTMTLARTCLCPLIVGRGNDQVALSSKFETREDFAVIRNYGNLLLEMSAIVPDGIVAFFTSYMYMENIVASWYEQGILENIQRNKLIFIETQDAAETSMALEKYQEACENGRGAILLSVARGKVSEGIDFVHHFGRAVIMFGVPYVYTQSRILKARLEYLRNQFQIRENDFLTFDAMRHAAQCVGRAIRGKTDYGLMIFADKRYARADKRGKLPRWIQEHINDGSLNLTVDEAVQLSKHFLRQMAQPFRQEDQLGLSLLTLEQLESEEMLQKISQMAHQT from the exons ATGAa GCTGAACATCGAGGGTCTGCTGGTCTATTTTCCCTATGATTACATCTATCCGGAGCAGTACTCCTACATGCTGGAGCTGAAGAGGACTTTGGATGCAAAG GGTCATGGAGTCCTGGAGATGCCGTCTGGAACAGGGAAGACCATCTCTCTGCTGTCTCTCATTGTTGCCTATCAAAGA GCCTTTCCTTTAGACGTGACCAAGTTAATTTACTGCTCCAGAACAGTTCCTGAGATCGAGAAA GTTGTGGAGGAGCTCAGGAAGCTGATGGAGTTTTATACCAAAGAAACTGGAGAAGTGAACAACTTCCTGGCTCTGTCGCTATCCTCCAGGAAAAACCTCTGCATCCACCCTGAG GTCAGCTCTCTACGTTTCGGCAAGGAGGTGGACGGGAAATGCCACAGTCTGACAGCGTCGTACATCCGTGCCCAACGCCACAGCAATCCAAACCTGCCCGTCTGCCGTTTCTACGAG GAATTTGATGCAGTCGGACGACAGGTACCTCTTCCTGCCGGCATCTACAACCTTGATGATTTAAAGGACTTTGGCAGGAGGAAAGGCTGGTGTCCGTACTATCTGGCTCGCTACGCA ATTCTGCACGCCAACATCGTTGTGTACAGCTACCACTACCTGCTGGACCCCAAGATAGCGGACCTTGTGTCCAAGGAGCTGGCCAAGAAATCAGTGGTGGTGTTTGATGAGGCTCATAACATCG ACAATGTGTGCATCGACTCCATGAGTGTGAACATAACGCGCCGAACGCTGGACCGCTGCCAGAACAACGTGGATACTCTCCAAAACACGATACAcaa GATAAAGGAGACGGATGCTGCTAAGCTGAGGGAGGAGTACAGACGATTGGTGGAGGGTCTGAAAGAAGCTAATGTTGCCAGGGAGACGGACATCTACCTGGCAAACCCAGTGTTACCTGACGAGATCCTGCAAG AGGCAGTTCCTGGTTCGATCCGCACGGCCGAGCACTTTGTTGGTTTCCTAAGACGTTTCCTGGAGTATCTGAAGGCCCGCCTGCGGGTCCAGCACGTGGTTCAGGAGAGTGCGCCTCAGTTTTTAAAAGACATCTTCGACAAGGTCTGCATTGACCGCAAGCCTCTCAG GTTCTGTGCAGAGAGACTGCAGTCATTATTGCGAACTCTGGAGATCGCAGACATCGCTGACTTCTCGGCTGTCACCCTCATCTCCAACTTTGCGACCCTTGTCAGCACCTACAGTCAAG GTTTTACTATCATCATTGAACCTTTTGAAGACAGAACTCCAACCATCGCCAACCCTGTCCTGCACTTTAG CTGCATGGACCCGTCTATAGCCATCAAGCCTGTGTTTCAGAGGTTTCAGTCGGTCGTCATCACATCGGGG ACCCTCTCTCCCTTGGACATCTATCCCCGCATCTTGGACTTTCGACCTGTTACCATGGCGTCCTTCACCATGACACTTGCACGAACCTGCCTCTGTCCTCTG ATTGTTGGCAGAGGGAACGACCAGGTGGCTCTGAGCTCAAAGTTTGAGACGAGGGAAGACTTCG CTGTGATTCGTAACTACGGTAACCTCCTCCTGGAGATGTCTGCGATCGTTCCCGATGGGATCGTTGCATTTTTTACCAGCTACATGTACATGGAAAACATAGTGGCGTCTTGGTATGAACAG GGAATCCTGGAGAACATCCAGAGGAACAAGCTGATCTTCATTGAAACACAAGATGCAGCGGAGACCAGTATGGCTCTGGAAAAGTACCAGGAG GCGTGTGAGAACGGCAGAGGAGCCATCCTCCTCTCTGTGGCCAGAGGGAAGGTGTCCGAAGGCATAGATTTTG TGCACCATTTTGGCCGGGCGGTCATCATGTTTGGAGTCCCGTATGTTTACACTCAGAGCCGCATCCTGAAG gCTCGGCTGGAGTATCTGCGGAATCAGTTTCAGATCCGAGAGAACGACTTCCTGACTTTTGACGCCATGCGACATGCAGCTCAGTGCGTGGGCAGAGCCATCAGAGGCAAGACGGACTACGGCCTCATGATTTTTGCTGACAAG CGATATGCTCGAGCAGACAAGCGTGGGAAGCTTCCTCGATGGATTCAGGAGCACATCAACGATGGCAGTCTGAACCTTACTGTGGACGAAGCCGTCCAACTCTCCAAGCACTTCCTGCGTCAGATGGCTCAGCCTTTCAGACAG